A single window of Marinitoga litoralis DNA harbors:
- a CDS encoding (2Fe-2S)-binding protein, with translation MKIKMTINNVLKEVEVSPSEFLLDVLRRLDYMSVKKGCDTGTCGVCTVLMDGKPVLSCSVLAASADGHKITTIEGLRDDPEFKAISQALLDEGADQCGFCSPGLILNVYAMKRDLKNPTEEEMKKYLVGNLCRCTGYVPQMRAIKKYFEVRS, from the coding sequence ATGAAAATAAAAATGACAATAAATAATGTGCTAAAAGAAGTAGAAGTATCTCCTTCAGAATTTTTATTAGATGTATTAAGAAGACTAGATTATATGAGTGTAAAAAAAGGTTGTGATACAGGAACATGTGGAGTTTGTACAGTACTAATGGATGGAAAGCCAGTACTATCTTGTTCTGTTTTAGCTGCATCTGCAGATGGACATAAAATAACAACTATAGAAGGATTAAGAGATGATCCTGAATTTAAAGCTATATCTCAAGCATTATTAGATGAAGGAGCAGATCAATGTGGTTTTTGTAGTCCTGGACTAATTTTAAATGTATATGCAATGAAAAGAGATTTAAAGAATCCAACTGAAGAAGAAATGAAAAAATATTTAGTAGGAAATCTATGTAGATGTACAGGATATGTGCCACAAATGAGAGCTATAAAAAAGTATTTTGAGGTGAGATCATGA